Genomic segment of Saprospira sp. CCB-QB6:
GCGCTTAGGGTTGGGGGCAATTTATGGGCAGTTGCATTTAGAATATTTTGATGCGGGGGATACCTACCTTTATTTTGAGGAGAGCCAGCGCATTGCCCAAACCCTTTGGCCGTATTGGGATTATTATTGGGGAACTTGGACGGGCCAAGCGCCTATTCCCCCAGCCGAGGCAGATGTCTATTTGTATCCGGATTGGGCATTTATCAAACGAGATTTTGGTACTTATGCCTTGGTGCATATTCACGCTATTCCGCAGTTTTTTTCGGCTGGATCCTATCTTTTGCATGGCTTTTTTGTGGCTTTTTTAGGCCTTTTTGCTAGCCTTAATTTTTATTGGGTGCTCAATCGGCATCTTCAGTTGCCCGCTCGCTTGCTGCAGATTGCTTGCTTTTTTATGCCTTCTATGTTGTTTTGGACCGCAGGTTTGCATAAGGATGTTTGGGTTTACCTCTCTATTAGTGGGCTGCTTTTGGGCCTAGATGCCTATTATCGGCAGGCTTGGAAACGAGCTTTGGGCTTTTTGGGCCTTGGGCTTTTGGGCTTGGCCGTTTTTCGGACCTATTTATTGGGGCTGGTTTTTCCAGCGCTTACGGCTGCAAGTCTGTTGCCTTTTTTATTTAAAAATCGCCCAATTCGGGCCTATCTTTCCGTTTATGCCGTTTTGGCCCTTGGGCTTTTTATCCTCGAAATGACGGGCTATTTTTCTCCTTTGGAAGTATTGGCCAACCGCCAAGGCGCTTTTTTGGCCGAAAAAGGCGGCTCTGTTATCGCTAATGCAACGGCTTGGGAGCCTAATTTTTATAGCTTTTTTTCCTATCTGCCCAATGCCCTTTTTAATGTCTGTTTTCGTCCGCTCATTTGGAACGTCAAGGATAGTTTGCAGCTAGCTGCGGCCCTCGAAATTCTTTCCTTTTGGTTGCTTTTTTTCTTGGGCCTAAACAAGGGGCGCAATCCCCAAAAGCGTTCGCCGCTCTTTTATTTTATGTTTTTTTATGCCCTGAGCAACCTCTTGTTAATTGGTCTATTGGTGGTCAATTTGGGCACTATTGTCCGCTACCGAAGCATTGCCCTGCACTTCTTAGTTATTTTGTTGCTCCAAAGTTTTCACTTCCTCAACGAATATTTTCAGTCTAAAGAAAGCCGCAAAAAGCCCCTTGGTCCAAAAACGGAACGGCCAGCAGCTAGCCGTAGAGCCGAACTGCAAGATTAGTCAATTGGAGGATGTTTTGGGGCCTCCCGCCTTCGGCGGGCGGTTACTCCCTCCCTTCGGTCGTCGAACTGCGCCCTAAAGGGCTTGTTGTCGTTCGGCAGCTCGCTGATCGCTCGGCCCTGCGGCCTTACGGCCTTGGTCTGCGGCTTTGCCGCACTGCCTACCATCGCTAGGCCAAGAAAAGCGCCCCTTTGGGGCGCCCAGCATAAAAAAGAAGACTGACATTTTGTCACCTTTGTCCAAAATATGAATTACCTTTGCAAAAGGGCCAAAATTAAGCTTTTGGGCCGGGCGTTTTCGGCCTAGCGCTGCGGAGCGGGTGGCCCGAAGGGCCAGACCAAACAAAACGAGCCTTGGCGATGTTTTGTGCAGGGCCGAGCAGGCTTGCGAGCCGCGCAGCATAGCGACCCGCCCGCAGGGAGGGGAAGCCCCAAAAAAAAGAATAGCACCGATACTGATATGAAACTGTACAACGATAATCCAACTTTGGACAAAAAAATGTTGCCTGAAGATAAGCAGGGCGATGTCTTTTTCAAGGAGCAATTGCAAGCTCAACAGCAAGATGGCCAAAAGCGCTTTTATATTGAGAGCTATGGTTGCCAGATGAATTTTAGCGATAGCGAGATTGTCGCCTCTATTTTGCAAGAGGCGGGATATGCATCGACTAAATACATGGATGCGGCCGATTTGATTTTGGTTAATACTTGTTCTATTCGCGAAAAGGCCGAGGATACGGTTCGTAAGCGTTTGCGCATTTTTGACAAGCTCAAAAAAGAGCGTCCGGGCCTATTGGTTGGGGTTTTGGGCTGTATGGCCGAGCGCCTCAAGGCCAAGCTTTTGGATGAGGAGAAATTAGTTGATTTGGTTTTAGGTCCCGATGCTTATCGCGATTTGCCCAACCTCATTGCCACTGCAGAAGATGGCGATAAGGGGATCAACGTCTTTTTGTCTAGAGAAGAAACCTATGCGGATATTAGTCCTGTTCGCCTCAGCGATAGTGGGGTAACGGCTTTTGTGACTATTATGCGTGGTTGTGATAATATGTGTTCTTTCTGCGTGGTGCCTTTTACCCGTGGTCGAGAGCGCAGCCGTGATCCTTATAGCATTTTGGCGGAATGTCAAGATTTATTTGATCGTGGATTTAAGGAAGTGACCCTTTTGGGCCAGAATGTAGATAGTTATCATTGGGAGCATCCCGATGGCGATGAGCAGGTTGATTTTGCTGATTTATTGGAGAAAACGGCCCTCATTCATCCCGATTTGCGCATTCGTTTTTCTACCTCTCATCCAAAAGATATTACGGATAAGGTGCTTATCAATATGGGTAAATATGAAAATATCTGCGAGTATATTCACTTTCCGGTACAATCGGGTAGCAGCCGCATTCTCAAGAAAATGAACCGCACTTATGACCGAGAGTGGTACATGGGGAAGATTGACCGCATTTATGAGCTTTTGCCCAATTGTGCGATTTCTTCAGATGTGATTGCTGGTTTTTGTACAGAGACCGAAGAGGACCATCAGGATACTCTTTCGATTATCGAGCACAGCCAATACAGCATGTCTTATATGTTCTTCTATTCGGAGCGCCCAGGTACTTTGGCTGCTCGGAAATATGAGGATGATGTGCCTTTGGAAGTGAAAAAACGTCGTTTGCAAGAGATCATCCGCTTGCAAAATCAAATCTCTTTTGCGCATAACAAAAAAGATATAGGCAAAACCTTTAAGGTCTTGATTGAGAAGGTCTCTAAGCGCAGCGAAGAGGATTTTGCGGGGCGAAATTCACAGAATAAGATGATTGTTTTCCCTAGAGAAAATACTGAAATTGGACAATATGTCTATGTAAAAGTCACTGAATGTACGCAGGCTACGCTTCGTGGGCATTTGGTGCCTGCTCCCGAACAAGCTTAGGAGGTTACTCTGCGGCAGGTCTTGGCCTGCCGCAGGGCCCACCAATTTGGCAGCTCCACACATCTAATAGAGCGATAACAACTTTCTCACTTAACATCACTTATTTATGTTTACTTATCGCTATTTCGCTTTGGCCCTTTTGCTATGCTTTTCGGCCAGTAGTTGGGCCCAAAAAGGTTTGGAGACCGAGGCCGTTTCTATTTTTAAGAACCAAACGGCATTCTTTGTTAAAGAGGGGCAGGTAAAGACCAAAAAAGGCAAATGGGAGCTAGTTGGAGATACGATTCCGCAGGCGCTCAATGGTACGCTTTGGTTTAGCTCGCCTAGTTTGCAAATTGTTCGTTCTTTTCAGCAAGAGAAAGAAATTGAGGGATTGGCCAATAATTATAGTAGTATGTTTTTGGCCAATGATGGCAAAAATGTACGCCTTTTATTATCTGGTGATACCACTTGGACCGAAGGAAAAATTAAGGTTTTACAAGTGCCTAATCCCGATCCTAGCAAACCCAATATTAAAACGGGGGCGCTTTTCGCTATTCAAATGAAAACGGGCCGCAGCCTGATCCTCAAGCAAGCGCAAATCGAATCATTGCGAAAGTTTGAGATCTTAGATTCGCCCAATTTTACCAATAGCAGCATCCAAAAACTACCCGTTTTGCAAGCTGATTTTGGGGCCAATACTACAGCTAGCCAAAAGCTACAAATGATGTATTTGCGTCAAAACCTGAGCTGGAAACCCGACTATTTGGTTGAGCTGCTCAATGATAAGGAAGCCCGCATTTCTTTGCGCACTACTGTGGTCAATGAGGCCGAGGATGTAAAAACGAAGGCCCTTAATTTGGTGGCTGGCGTGCCTAATTTTAAGTATGCCAATCGCATTTCGGACCTGTTGAGCTTTGGCTATGTGCAGCCCGTCCAACCACAACATTATGTGCATACCTTGAGCAATGCTATGGTAGAAAATGTGGCTAGCTACGATGCAATGCCTATGCCTTCGGCCCCCACTCGTGGAGGTAATGGAATGCCTGGTCCTGCTCCTGCTCTAGGCGAAAGCGTGGAGGACCTTTTCTATTACACGCTCAAAGATGTAGAAATTAAGAAGGGGGAACGCGCCCTACTTGATGTATTCTCGGCTAAGGTTCCCGTAGAACATATTTATGAATCAATCATTGGGGCCAATTCTTATTCTTATAGCACGGCTTATAGCTTTGAAAAGCAGACGATTCCCGTTTTGCATACCATTAAGCTAGAAAATAAGACGGATTATGTTTGGACGGCTGCCCCTGTGATGGTGGTCCAAAATAAAGACAATAAGATTTTGCCCATCAGCCAAGATGTACTTTACTACACCTCTAAGCAAGATGAGGTAAGCGTAAAATTGACGGAGGCGCCAGATGTGGCTCTCAAGTTTTCAGAAAAAGAAATCAAGCGTACCAATAATACCAAGCAAATCCGCGAAACCAACACTAACCGCATACGCTACTACGATCTAGTGACCGTAGAAGCCGAAATTGAAATTCAGAACTTTAAGGGCAAGGATATTCGCCTAGATATCAAACGGGCTATTTTTGGCGAGTTGATGGAAAGCTCAGAAGATTGGCTAAAATCTCCCCGCCTACAACCCAATATGGGCTATACCACTTATAATCCCTATACCGATGTTTGCTGGGAAATGAAGATCAAAAAAGGGGAACAAAAGAAGATCACTTACACCTACAAGGTCTACCTCAGCCATTATTAAATGTTAAAGAACAGTATGGATAATATTCAAGCGATAAAACAACGTTTCGGAATCATTGGCCACTCCCCCCAATTGCAACACGCCCTGAAAACAGCCATTCAGGTGGCGCCTACAGATTTATCTGTTTTGGTCCTGGGCCAAAGTGGGGTGGGAAAGGAGTCTTTTTCCAAAATTATCCATCAACTGTCTAACCGCAAGCACAATAATTTTATTGCGATTAACTGTGGCGCCCTGCCCGAAAGTACGATTAACTCCGAGCTGTTTGGCCATACCAAAGGCGCTTTTACGGGAGCTGTCAATGAACGAAAAGGTTACTTTGAAACCGTAAATGGCGGCACTATTTTCCTCGATGAAATTGGGGAAATGCCTTTGGATACCCAAACTTACCTTCTGCGGGTACTCGAGCAGGGCGAATTTGTTAAAGTGGGTTCTTCGCAGGTAGAAAAAACCGATGTGCGCATTGTCGCTGCGACTAATGTCAATTTATTGGAGCGCATTGAGCAGGGCAAATTTAGAGAGGACCTCTATTATCGCTTGAGCACGGTGGTTATTCAGGTTCCTGAGCTGAGCAAAAGAGGCGATGATGTGCTCTTGCTCTTCCGCAAGTTTGTCTCTGATTTTGCTGATCAATACCATACGCCTATGGTCCGCCTTAGCGAGGAGGCCGAGGATATTTTGTTGCGCTACCCCTGGCCCGGAAATATCCGAGAGCTGCGCAATGTGGCCAAAAGAGCCGCCCTTTTTTCAGAGGATAAAACGATTAGTGCAGAGCAGTTGCTAGAGTTTTTGCCCCAATTGGGCCAAGGCCCCCGACACTTGCCCTTGCCGCATAAAGAGGCCAATGATAGCAGCCAAGGCTTTTACGAAAGAGAGATTCTGTTTAAGTTTCTCTACGAAATGAAACAGGACCTCAATGATGTGAAGCAACTTATTGCCGAATTGGTCCAAACCAATAACCTCCAAATGCCCCGCCCCATGCCTAAGGGGCACAGTATGCAAGGCTATTTGCCTTTGCCCCGGCCCGAAAATGAGGATTACAACGCTCACTATACTCCAAATTCACTAGAAGAGGATGCTCAACCTCAAGAAGGGCCCATTATTTTGCATAAAGACTATCATAATGCAGAGCAACAACGAGAGCGCTTTAATGAGGTGGAGGAACTAGAAGAATCACTTTCTATGGAACAAATGGAAAGAGAGCTGATCGAAAGAGCACTCAAAAAACACAGAGGGAAACGCAAGGATGCGGCTCAAGAACTAGGAATTTCCGAGCGGACACTTTACCGCAAAATCAAATTACACGATATTCAATCCTAAAAGAGAAGGGCGAGGCCATGGTTGGTCTCGCCCTTTTTGCTGTTTGTAGGAGTCTTTTTTGGGGCTGCCCCGCCCTGCGGGCGGGTCGGGCTGTGTCGCGGCTCGCAAGCCTGCTCGGCCCTGCGGCGGCAAGCCGCCTAGGTCTGGCCCTTCGGGCCACCGCTTTCCATCCCTCAGCCGATAGGCCCTCTGGGCCTATTGTTTAATTAGCTCTTGGCTTTCGATTAGGCTTGGGCCTTGCCAAAACTGTAAAATATAAAGGCCTGCAGGAAGTGAGTCTAAGCATAGGCTAGCACTAAACTCCTTTTGCCAAATAAGCTGGCCCAAGCTATTATATAGCTGAATCCGATCAACAGATAGTGCTGTGGCTTTTTCAATTTGCAATTGACTTTGGACGGGATTGGGATAAATCCGAAACTGTTGCTGGGCCAAGTTGGCCACAGCATGCGGCCCCCCATTATAAACATTGCAATAGCCATGGCTCTTATTGAGGTAATGCTGTTGGCCATCTTGATAGGCACAAAGCAAGTATTGGCTCATCATCATACCCGCTTGTTTATAGAGAATGCCCAGATTGGGACCAACGCCTTCTATAAAAGTAAAGTTTTCGATG
This window contains:
- the miaB gene encoding tRNA (N6-isopentenyl adenosine(37)-C2)-methylthiotransferase MiaB, with protein sequence MKLYNDNPTLDKKMLPEDKQGDVFFKEQLQAQQQDGQKRFYIESYGCQMNFSDSEIVASILQEAGYASTKYMDAADLILVNTCSIREKAEDTVRKRLRIFDKLKKERPGLLVGVLGCMAERLKAKLLDEEKLVDLVLGPDAYRDLPNLIATAEDGDKGINVFLSREETYADISPVRLSDSGVTAFVTIMRGCDNMCSFCVVPFTRGRERSRDPYSILAECQDLFDRGFKEVTLLGQNVDSYHWEHPDGDEQVDFADLLEKTALIHPDLRIRFSTSHPKDITDKVLINMGKYENICEYIHFPVQSGSSRILKKMNRTYDREWYMGKIDRIYELLPNCAISSDVIAGFCTETEEDHQDTLSIIEHSQYSMSYMFFYSERPGTLAARKYEDDVPLEVKKRRLQEIIRLQNQISFAHNKKDIGKTFKVLIEKVSKRSEEDFAGRNSQNKMIVFPRENTEIGQYVYVKVTECTQATLRGHLVPAPEQA
- a CDS encoding sigma-54 interaction domain-containing protein → MDNIQAIKQRFGIIGHSPQLQHALKTAIQVAPTDLSVLVLGQSGVGKESFSKIIHQLSNRKHNNFIAINCGALPESTINSELFGHTKGAFTGAVNERKGYFETVNGGTIFLDEIGEMPLDTQTYLLRVLEQGEFVKVGSSQVEKTDVRIVAATNVNLLERIEQGKFREDLYYRLSTVVIQVPELSKRGDDVLLLFRKFVSDFADQYHTPMVRLSEEAEDILLRYPWPGNIRELRNVAKRAALFSEDKTISAEQLLEFLPQLGQGPRHLPLPHKEANDSSQGFYEREILFKFLYEMKQDLNDVKQLIAELVQTNNLQMPRPMPKGHSMQGYLPLPRPENEDYNAHYTPNSLEEDAQPQEGPIILHKDYHNAEQQRERFNEVEELEESLSMEQMERELIERALKKHRGKRKDAAQELGISERTLYRKIKLHDIQS